In Chitinophaga varians, the following are encoded in one genomic region:
- a CDS encoding RNA polymerase sigma factor — protein MQANSHDNKELFQLISEGDEMAFRELFHLYAPQFRAMAQHITKTASVTEDILQETFLRLWISRDKLKEIEQPRSWLMRIVFYQCFTYLRKKAVHHKAMATLMPDEPVFSPEEDIAYAFMKEQVGVAVQQLPPQARRIYLLSREQGLKIPEIAAQLSLSPNTVKNSLVRSLHAIRKHLEQSGMLFPVLVLWLLRV, from the coding sequence ATGCAGGCGAACTCACATGATAACAAGGAACTTTTTCAATTGATCTCCGAAGGCGATGAAATGGCCTTCCGGGAGCTCTTTCACCTGTATGCGCCCCAGTTTCGCGCTATGGCGCAGCATATCACCAAAACCGCTTCGGTAACGGAAGACATTCTCCAGGAAACATTTCTTCGTTTATGGATCAGCCGCGACAAGCTGAAAGAGATAGAACAGCCCCGTTCCTGGCTGATGCGCATCGTTTTTTACCAGTGCTTCACCTACCTGCGGAAAAAGGCGGTACACCACAAGGCCATGGCCACGCTGATGCCGGATGAGCCGGTCTTCAGCCCGGAAGAGGACATCGCCTATGCTTTTATGAAAGAGCAGGTGGGTGTGGCGGTACAGCAACTACCACCGCAGGCCAGGCGTATTTACCTGTTGAGCCGCGAGCAGGGACTGAAAATACCGGAAATCGCCGCGCAGCTGTCTTTGTCGCCCAATACCGTAAAAAATTCGCTGGTACGCTCTTTACACGCCATCCGCAAGCATCTGGAGCAATCCGGCATGCTTTTCCCCGTCCTCGTCCTCTGGCTTTTACGGGTGTGA
- a CDS encoding FecR family protein, translating to MSTQDRLTYLLGQALQQNATAAELQELSVLIREDDSGVLTRQVEALLMEQLPDGAIAGYDRDYWDDVASRILAADKPEHADNVVPLRPQRRLRWIPAAAAVLLLLSAGLYWLLRPKVHSPAIVASSPVKRDVAPGGNKAMLILADGTELPLDSAASGTLTQQGNTKISQPAGGQLLYAATSGQPDILQFNTLRTPRGGQFQVTLPDGTKVWLNAASSLKYPVAFKGAARQVELNGEAYFEVARNTRPFKVTVRTGQHNDSMEVAVLGTQFNVMAYADESVVKTTLLEGAVKVSRNGNSKQLAPGQGAQLDKQHDQLSIQQHVNTEEAVAWKNGYIQLEGNDAASVMRMIARWYNVDVVFTAPVPAHFRGIIPRNVPVSQVLKILEMTGEVHFEVKDRQIIVSP from the coding sequence TTGTCAACACAAGACCGCCTTACCTACCTGCTGGGGCAGGCTTTGCAACAAAATGCCACTGCGGCGGAGCTGCAGGAACTGTCCGTGCTGATCAGGGAAGATGACAGCGGCGTGCTGACACGCCAGGTGGAAGCGCTGCTGATGGAACAACTTCCGGACGGCGCCATTGCCGGTTATGACAGGGACTACTGGGACGATGTCGCCAGCCGCATCCTTGCGGCTGATAAGCCGGAGCATGCAGACAACGTTGTGCCGCTGCGTCCGCAGCGCCGCCTGCGCTGGATACCAGCCGCCGCCGCGGTATTGTTGCTGCTCTCAGCCGGCTTGTACTGGCTCCTGCGGCCGAAGGTCCATTCACCAGCCATAGTGGCCTCTTCGCCGGTGAAGCGGGACGTGGCGCCCGGAGGCAACAAAGCCATGCTCATCCTGGCAGACGGCACGGAACTGCCGCTCGACAGCGCCGCCAGCGGAACGCTCACACAACAAGGCAACACCAAAATCAGTCAGCCGGCAGGCGGACAGCTCCTGTACGCAGCTACGTCAGGCCAGCCAGACATCCTACAATTCAACACCCTGCGCACGCCCCGCGGCGGCCAGTTCCAGGTAACTCTTCCGGACGGCACCAAAGTATGGCTCAACGCTGCCAGCTCCCTGAAATATCCGGTGGCCTTCAAAGGCGCCGCCCGACAGGTGGAACTGAACGGGGAAGCCTACTTTGAAGTGGCCCGCAATACCAGGCCTTTTAAGGTAACGGTACGCACCGGTCAGCATAACGACAGCATGGAGGTGGCGGTACTGGGCACACAGTTCAATGTTATGGCCTACGCCGATGAATCAGTGGTAAAAACAACGCTCCTGGAAGGCGCAGTGAAAGTGAGCCGCAACGGCAACAGCAAACAGCTGGCGCCGGGACAGGGTGCGCAGCTGGATAAACAACATGACCAGCTGTCCATTCAGCAACACGTCAATACAGAAGAAGCGGTGGCCTGGAAAAACGGCTACATTCAGCTGGAAGGCAACGATGCGGCCTCGGTGATGCGTATGATAGCCCGCTGGTACAATGTGGACGTGGTGTTCACCGCGCCGGTGCCTGCACACTTCCGCGGTATCATACCCCGGAACGTGCCGGTGTCACAGGTGCTGAAAATACTGGAGATGACCGGAGAGGTACATTTTGAGGTCAAAGACAGGCAGATTATCGTATCGCCCTGA
- a CDS encoding TonB-dependent receptor: MMKLTVLLMTVALLQVHAAGYSQTVTLSQRNVPLDKVFQEIRKQTGYTFLYTDEQMLQERRVDLQLKNASLKSALEACFSGQPFTYSIADKVVIVKRKPVVTEMIAPVEQEVRGTITDEKGVPLPGVTIQVKGTAKGVVTNVKGEYVITVPDGNAVLVVSSLGYNKMEIPVNGKKELSVALQPSASNINELVVVGYGEQKKGTLTNAISSITSKDFKDAPVNRLDQVLQGRATGVQVTNSAGSPGGGVRIRIRGSNSINGSNDPLYVVDGFVGAEFFAINPDDIASIQVLKDAAATAIYGSRGANGVILITTKKGGKGGLKLNFTTRLSSSTVIKKLDLLNAADFAETANAHAVAVGTTPKFTDAQIADFRAKGGTNWQNEIFRTAPAQEYLLSLSGGTDKSGYFISGNYLNQDGVINNSFYKRYTLRSNINARLSNVVSTFLNITGSYSTAQNADIPPDGPSSPLAQALTWAPTTPVYNPDGTFVVSDPVGSLFYNPVALTVNRINIRDRMLANMIGGFKFDILPGLTFNVQYGANYLQYEDKNFGGKITNNNVSSAAIRSNKEIVLQNTNMLNYRKVFNRVHSLDITAVAEYQQSTYNYSSAGATNLTYENFQWNNLALGTPGSPGSGYSKWALFSLVGRANYAYNDKYLLSAALRRDGSSKFQGNNKYSYFPSVSAGWVVSNEPFMQQVRGISNLKLRGSWGLTGNQAISPYSTLSSYSNIPASFNNSTHVVGLVMGNIGNPGLKWETTEQKDIGLDIGLLKGRVAVTVDYFVKDTRDLLLQENLPMYLGGNSITRNVGAVQNKGWEFAVEGDVINSGAVNWNTGFNVSFVKNKVISLGEGKTRIFDPNNRKIGGGMSPQSEFVVMPGQSLGAIWGLTYLGTWKPGDDKAALYGAKAGDSRYLDVDNNGTIDANDYHVIGTGIPTTSIGWNNTVTYKRFTLNLLFQGLFGFDRLNYNKAAAMYYGGDAREATLQEIKDRYIPGVNETSDIPAFSTTNRNFTQSSRFLEKGDFLRLKNVSLAYDIPKTALKNTLGVKVFVSATNLFTITNYSGIDPESSSSAGDIRQGIDFGTYPNAKTITGGVTLSF; encoded by the coding sequence ATGATGAAATTAACGGTGCTGCTAATGACCGTTGCCCTGCTGCAGGTACATGCGGCCGGGTATTCTCAGACAGTTACCCTCTCCCAACGTAATGTGCCGCTGGACAAGGTCTTCCAGGAGATCCGGAAACAGACGGGCTATACTTTCCTGTATACCGATGAACAAATGCTGCAGGAGCGGAGGGTGGACCTGCAATTGAAAAATGCTTCGCTGAAAAGCGCGCTGGAAGCCTGTTTTAGCGGGCAACCCTTCACCTACAGCATCGCCGATAAGGTGGTCATCGTCAAACGCAAGCCCGTCGTTACTGAGATGATTGCCCCGGTTGAACAGGAGGTAAGAGGGACCATCACCGATGAAAAAGGCGTGCCGCTGCCCGGTGTCACCATACAGGTGAAAGGCACGGCCAAAGGTGTGGTGACCAACGTAAAAGGTGAGTATGTGATCACAGTGCCCGACGGCAACGCCGTGCTGGTGGTGTCTTCCCTGGGCTATAACAAAATGGAGATACCTGTCAACGGTAAAAAGGAGCTGTCTGTCGCCCTGCAACCATCCGCCTCCAATATCAACGAGCTGGTGGTGGTAGGTTATGGCGAGCAAAAGAAAGGAACGCTGACCAACGCCATCTCTTCCATTACTTCCAAAGATTTTAAAGATGCGCCCGTGAACCGGCTCGACCAGGTATTGCAGGGGCGCGCTACCGGCGTGCAGGTGACCAATTCCGCCGGATCGCCCGGTGGCGGTGTGCGTATCCGCATCCGTGGCTCTAATTCCATCAACGGCAGCAATGACCCGCTCTATGTGGTGGACGGCTTTGTCGGTGCAGAGTTTTTCGCTATCAACCCGGATGACATCGCGTCCATCCAGGTGCTGAAAGATGCTGCAGCTACAGCCATTTACGGCAGCCGTGGCGCCAACGGCGTTATCCTCATCACCACCAAAAAAGGCGGTAAAGGTGGGCTGAAGCTGAACTTTACAACACGCCTGTCTTCCTCCACCGTCATCAAAAAACTGGACCTGCTGAATGCGGCCGACTTTGCGGAAACGGCCAACGCTCACGCGGTAGCGGTAGGTACCACGCCCAAATTCACCGACGCGCAGATCGCGGACTTCCGCGCCAAAGGCGGTACCAACTGGCAGAACGAAATATTCCGGACAGCGCCGGCGCAGGAGTACCTGCTCAGTCTCTCCGGAGGAACAGACAAGAGCGGTTATTTCATCTCCGGTAACTATCTCAACCAGGACGGCGTGATCAATAACTCGTTTTACAAACGGTACACCCTGCGTTCCAATATCAACGCCCGGCTCTCCAATGTCGTTTCCACATTCCTGAACATCACCGGTTCCTACAGCACGGCACAGAATGCGGACATACCGCCCGATGGCCCCAGCAGCCCGCTGGCACAGGCGCTCACCTGGGCGCCTACCACACCGGTATACAATCCGGACGGCACTTTCGTGGTCAGCGATCCCGTTGGCTCCCTGTTTTATAACCCGGTAGCACTCACCGTCAACAGGATCAATATCAGGGACAGGATGCTGGCCAACATGATCGGCGGGTTTAAGTTCGACATCCTGCCCGGACTGACCTTCAATGTACAATACGGCGCCAACTATCTCCAGTACGAAGACAAAAACTTCGGGGGAAAGATCACTAATAATAACGTGTCCAGCGCAGCTATCAGGTCCAACAAGGAAATTGTTTTGCAGAACACCAATATGCTGAATTACAGAAAGGTGTTTAACAGGGTACACAGCCTGGACATCACTGCAGTAGCGGAATACCAGCAGTCTACCTACAATTACTCTTCCGCCGGCGCCACCAATCTCACTTATGAAAATTTCCAGTGGAACAACCTCGCTCTCGGAACTCCCGGTTCTCCCGGTTCCGGCTACTCGAAATGGGCGCTGTTCTCGCTGGTAGGACGCGCGAACTACGCGTACAACGATAAATACCTCCTCTCCGCAGCCCTGCGGCGGGATGGCTCTTCCAAATTCCAGGGCAATAATAAGTACAGCTATTTCCCTTCTGTTTCCGCAGGATGGGTAGTCAGCAATGAACCATTTATGCAGCAGGTACGGGGCATCAGCAACCTGAAACTGCGCGGCAGCTGGGGGCTCACCGGCAATCAGGCCATCAGCCCCTACAGCACCCTTTCATCCTATTCTAATATACCGGCATCTTTCAACAACAGTACACATGTGGTAGGGCTTGTGATGGGCAATATCGGCAATCCAGGCCTTAAGTGGGAAACCACCGAACAAAAGGACATCGGCCTCGACATCGGGCTGCTGAAAGGACGGGTAGCCGTTACCGTGGATTATTTTGTAAAAGACACGCGCGACCTGCTCTTGCAGGAAAACCTGCCCATGTACCTTGGCGGTAATTCCATTACCCGTAACGTGGGCGCCGTGCAGAACAAAGGCTGGGAGTTTGCCGTGGAAGGCGATGTGATCAACAGCGGAGCAGTGAACTGGAACACAGGGTTCAACGTGTCTTTCGTGAAAAATAAAGTGATCTCGCTCGGCGAAGGCAAAACCCGCATCTTTGATCCCAATAACCGCAAAATCGGTGGCGGCATGTCGCCACAATCAGAATTTGTGGTGATGCCCGGCCAGTCACTCGGCGCTATATGGGGCCTCACGTATCTCGGCACCTGGAAGCCCGGCGATGACAAGGCAGCGCTTTACGGCGCCAAAGCCGGCGATTCCCGTTACCTCGATGTAGACAACAACGGCACCATCGATGCCAACGATTACCACGTGATCGGCACTGGTATACCCACTACCTCCATCGGCTGGAACAATACGGTCACGTATAAACGTTTTACGCTGAACCTGCTGTTCCAGGGACTCTTTGGCTTCGACCGCCTGAATTACAACAAGGCGGCGGCCATGTATTACGGTGGCGACGCCCGTGAAGCTACCCTGCAGGAAATCAAAGACCGCTACATTCCCGGTGTGAACGAAACATCCGATATACCGGCTTTCAGTACTACCAACCGCAACTTTACACAGAGCAGCCGTTTCCTGGAAAAAGGGGATTTTCTGCGCCTGAAAAATGTCAGCCTGGCTTATGATATACCTAAAACGGCACTGAAAAATACATTGGGCGTGAAGGTCTTCGTGAGCGCCACCAATCTTTTCACGATCACCAACTACTCCGGTATAGATCCGGAAAGCAGCTCCTCTGCCGGGGATATCCGTCAGGGCATCGACTTTGGTACTTATCCGAACGCAAAGACCATTACCGGCGGAGTAACGCTGAGCTTTTAA
- a CDS encoding RagB/SusD family nutrient uptake outer membrane protein: protein MKYAIYLLSFLVLAAGCSKELTESPKGLVAGDDAMSSQTGLETVLSGAYGSLLVPWTSGFTTVSQIAMTMGSDDLTTHPGSNKEEFREFDRFNVSSLNSRMNPIWLGCYKTIQATTNIINNYNKVLDGNQDTIRAMVGEASYLRALSYYWLTRLWGEVPVIPSEKYTPEYLNLKKSKPADIYPLIEADLKRAEEWIPNTRRSSGRPNKGSAKALLADVYLTEAGWPLKDQSKYALAAAKAKEVIDNKTVYGFDLYTGGYLKIFVGGTVEDVFTLFTRGNWVTYNSFYGLSTMPEDEGGWSDFFPELNFFNNFPAGPRKDATFSTQFTLSNGTVIPWQQTTTKHPYYKKFTIQSGQKAVYMSNNPVIMMRYAHVLLIYAEAQARAAGTPNGDAYTAVNAVRQRAGLPDLPGGMTGADFAAAVVSERAWEFAGEWNRWFDLVRLEQVEAANANKAAGDLLPAGNITKANYWMPIPGADAAVNPNL, encoded by the coding sequence ATGAAATACGCGATATATCTGCTGTCTTTTCTTGTGCTGGCAGCAGGATGCAGCAAGGAGCTGACAGAAAGCCCCAAAGGGCTGGTGGCCGGAGATGACGCCATGAGCAGCCAGACGGGCCTGGAGACGGTGCTTTCCGGGGCCTATGGCAGCCTGCTGGTGCCATGGACCAGCGGTTTTACCACGGTATCACAGATTGCGATGACCATGGGCAGTGATGACCTCACCACGCATCCCGGCTCCAACAAGGAGGAGTTCCGCGAGTTTGACCGCTTCAACGTATCATCGCTGAACAGCAGGATGAACCCCATCTGGCTGGGCTGTTACAAAACCATCCAGGCCACTACCAATATCATCAACAACTATAACAAGGTGCTGGACGGCAATCAGGACACCATCCGCGCAATGGTGGGCGAAGCCAGTTATCTGCGGGCGCTGTCTTACTACTGGCTCACACGGCTGTGGGGCGAAGTGCCGGTCATCCCTTCCGAAAAATATACCCCGGAATACCTGAACCTGAAAAAGAGCAAACCCGCGGACATCTATCCGCTGATAGAAGCCGACCTGAAAAGGGCGGAAGAATGGATACCCAATACCAGGCGAAGCTCCGGACGGCCCAACAAAGGTTCGGCCAAAGCTTTGCTGGCGGACGTATATCTCACCGAAGCAGGGTGGCCGCTGAAAGACCAGTCGAAATACGCACTGGCGGCGGCAAAGGCGAAAGAGGTGATAGACAATAAAACAGTTTATGGTTTTGATCTTTATACCGGTGGCTACCTGAAAATATTTGTGGGTGGGACCGTAGAAGATGTGTTCACGCTTTTCACGCGTGGCAACTGGGTGACCTACAATTCATTTTACGGACTGTCTACCATGCCGGAAGACGAAGGCGGGTGGAGCGATTTTTTCCCGGAGCTGAATTTCTTCAACAATTTTCCTGCCGGCCCCCGGAAAGACGCTACTTTCAGCACCCAATTCACGCTGAGCAACGGCACGGTGATCCCATGGCAACAAACCACTACCAAACATCCCTATTATAAAAAGTTCACGATACAGTCAGGCCAGAAAGCCGTGTACATGTCCAATAACCCTGTCATCATGATGCGTTATGCCCATGTGCTGCTGATCTACGCCGAGGCGCAGGCCCGTGCCGCCGGCACACCTAACGGAGATGCCTATACGGCTGTCAATGCCGTGCGGCAGCGGGCGGGTTTGCCTGATCTGCCAGGCGGCATGACGGGCGCTGATTTTGCGGCCGCGGTGGTAAGTGAACGCGCCTGGGAGTTTGCCGGAGAATGGAACCGCTGGTTTGACCTGGTGAGACTGGAGCAGGTGGAAGCTGCCAATGCCAACAAGGCGGCGGGCGACCTGCTGCCGGCCGGTAACATCACCAAAGCAAACTACTGGATGCCCATACCCGGCGCAGACGCGGCAGTAAACCCTAATTTATGA
- a CDS encoding carbohydrate-binding protein: MLLLPVCLLCNTLHAQYLLLDDMEGHGPCSGKWTYYAGNTTTGKVEFGVPNPNPSGLNTSPLVAKFTKDTSCFEYMSASCSLRDSFDLATNSTFKMLVYATTLDEIMFKLQPGTNYSKAVFFTFKPSRVNHWEEATYNFQSVKNRTDFNTIAIQYIDGKKANGILYFDLLQGPNPTAIVLKDTSIQMGHENGAVITAQVKGGTLKPTLTAANWSAVNLPPGVTVSGVQRVNDTTASITLSGNSPANYSRTVLKLLVAGAELTTANVTSYTAKGNVVFDGNPNWTLVFADEFNTDGQPDRTKWTVDARPKGWINGEQQVYTDTTHDNARVRNGRLVITGKKDFPTGNTTEPWSSGRLITQNKFDFLYGKVEVRAKLPRARGSWPAIWLMPTTSAYGGWPKSGELDIMEHVGNNFGTVLSTVHTQNHNWTNGGGVSNSKKLMDADTTYHVYAMEWGPDTIRFRYDTMQVLTYPNPHTDWKDWPFDQKFHLILNLAIGGGMGGAITEADWPDSMQVDYARVYQKGLGTPVLDTIMVTPADMSFLPGKQQQYTFKALDQNGYPMTITPTWGITGAGNTITANGLATLNNSGKVTVTATVDSTTKTGVAFVTLRPANYKLIPVKIQAESFDNSNNNNSEPCSDVGGGLDVSYIGTNTWFEYDIEVPRSDTYRIQFRVAVNGASSLRIQSDTTTLQMVDLPASGGWQKWTTVTSAPIRLEQGQQTLRIVANKDGWNFNWLSIIRADSVPLSRVVIKPDSATINTGQTQQFTATGYGQDSSQFTVTPVWSVQGAGGSINTSGLFTGSAAGDYLVLATAGAVSDTAIVHVVAPPALTRIELTPASVTVPLRASQQFVAKGYDQRNNPFAFKPLWSVDGTGNAIDTNGVFTAGATPGTYTVTAASGSLSATAAVTTDYTCTVNDKYEAESASNRATGPVLETCTDTGGGQDFTNLKAGDWFAYSNLNVPVAGRYTISFRVMTTAPVKIWIGHSTFKFDTISIPSTGGIWKTITDTIRLPALNYTGVHILSGTTLKFNWFSLDNCAVSEPAARMAYNKAEYPAPETTDAKGPVLYPNPTNGQLSIDLRGLSYTRLTLMDIRGNVLRQWNIPKGERQISRDISSLPAGSYLLRLEGERQTKTFPIIKI; this comes from the coding sequence TTGTTACTGCTGCCTGTTTGTTTGTTGTGCAACACGCTGCATGCACAATATCTCCTGCTGGACGACATGGAAGGCCACGGCCCCTGCTCCGGCAAATGGACGTACTACGCCGGCAACACCACTACCGGCAAAGTAGAATTCGGAGTGCCCAATCCAAATCCGTCCGGACTGAACACCAGTCCGCTCGTGGCCAAATTCACCAAAGACACTTCCTGCTTTGAGTACATGAGCGCGTCATGTTCTCTGAGAGACTCTTTTGATCTCGCCACCAACAGCACATTCAAAATGCTGGTATACGCCACCACGCTGGACGAGATCATGTTCAAACTACAACCGGGCACCAATTACAGCAAGGCTGTCTTCTTTACCTTCAAACCTTCGCGGGTGAACCACTGGGAGGAAGCAACCTACAATTTCCAGAGCGTAAAAAACCGGACGGATTTCAACACCATCGCCATTCAGTACATCGATGGAAAGAAAGCCAACGGCATCCTGTATTTCGATCTGTTACAGGGCCCGAATCCCACCGCTATCGTGCTGAAAGATACCAGCATTCAGATGGGGCACGAGAACGGCGCCGTTATCACTGCCCAGGTAAAGGGAGGTACCCTGAAACCCACGCTGACCGCTGCCAACTGGTCGGCCGTGAATTTGCCGCCGGGCGTTACTGTCAGCGGTGTTCAGCGGGTGAATGACACCACGGCAAGTATTACGCTCAGCGGCAATTCTCCGGCCAACTATTCCCGTACTGTCCTCAAACTCCTGGTTGCCGGTGCTGAACTGACCACGGCCAACGTGACCAGCTATACGGCAAAAGGCAACGTGGTGTTTGATGGCAATCCCAACTGGACGCTGGTGTTTGCAGACGAATTTAATACCGACGGCCAGCCGGACAGAACCAAATGGACCGTGGACGCACGTCCCAAAGGCTGGATCAACGGAGAACAACAGGTATACACCGATACCACCCATGACAATGCCCGCGTGAGAAACGGGCGGCTGGTCATCACCGGAAAAAAAGATTTCCCTACCGGCAATACCACAGAACCCTGGTCGTCAGGCAGGCTTATCACACAAAACAAATTCGATTTCCTCTATGGTAAAGTAGAAGTACGCGCCAAACTGCCCCGTGCCCGCGGTTCCTGGCCGGCCATCTGGCTGATGCCCACCACCAGCGCCTACGGCGGATGGCCTAAAAGCGGCGAGCTGGATATCATGGAACATGTAGGCAATAACTTCGGAACAGTATTGTCCACCGTCCATACACAGAACCACAACTGGACCAATGGCGGTGGCGTCAGCAACTCCAAAAAACTGATGGACGCAGATACCACCTACCACGTATATGCGATGGAGTGGGGGCCCGATACCATCCGCTTCCGGTACGATACCATGCAGGTGCTCACATATCCAAATCCGCATACCGACTGGAAGGACTGGCCTTTCGACCAGAAATTCCACCTCATCCTCAACCTGGCCATTGGCGGGGGCATGGGCGGTGCTATCACGGAGGCCGACTGGCCCGACAGTATGCAGGTAGACTACGCCCGCGTATACCAGAAAGGCCTGGGCACGCCGGTGCTGGACACCATTATGGTGACGCCGGCGGACATGTCCTTCCTGCCCGGAAAACAGCAACAGTATACCTTTAAAGCGCTTGACCAGAACGGCTACCCGATGACCATTACGCCCACCTGGGGCATCACGGGCGCTGGCAACACCATTACCGCCAATGGACTGGCCACACTGAATAATTCAGGAAAGGTAACGGTGACGGCTACTGTAGATAGCACTACCAAAACCGGCGTGGCCTTCGTTACCCTGCGGCCGGCCAATTATAAACTGATACCGGTGAAGATACAGGCCGAAAGTTTTGACAACAGCAACAACAACAATTCAGAACCCTGCTCCGATGTAGGCGGAGGCCTGGATGTGAGCTACATCGGTACCAATACCTGGTTTGAATACGACATAGAAGTGCCTCGCAGCGACACCTACCGGATACAGTTCAGGGTAGCGGTCAACGGCGCTTCCAGTCTTCGCATTCAGTCGGACACGACCACCCTGCAAATGGTAGACCTTCCCGCCAGCGGCGGATGGCAGAAATGGACCACTGTCACGTCAGCGCCTATACGACTGGAACAGGGACAGCAAACACTGCGTATTGTAGCCAATAAGGACGGCTGGAATTTCAACTGGCTGAGCATCATCCGGGCGGACTCGGTGCCGTTGTCGCGCGTGGTGATAAAGCCCGACAGCGCCACGATCAATACCGGTCAGACGCAGCAGTTCACCGCCACAGGCTATGGCCAGGACAGCAGCCAGTTCACCGTTACGCCGGTATGGTCAGTACAGGGCGCCGGCGGCAGTATCAATACCAGCGGGCTGTTTACCGGCAGCGCTGCCGGTGATTACCTGGTGCTGGCCACCGCCGGAGCAGTCAGCGATACCGCAATCGTACATGTAGTGGCGCCACCGGCGCTGACGCGTATTGAGCTGACGCCCGCCTCTGTTACCGTGCCGTTGCGCGCATCGCAACAGTTCGTGGCAAAGGGTTACGACCAGCGCAACAATCCCTTCGCTTTTAAACCGTTATGGAGCGTGGACGGCACCGGCAATGCCATCGACACAAACGGTGTATTTACCGCCGGCGCCACGCCCGGCACCTACACGGTGACCGCTGCCAGCGGCTCCTTATCAGCCACTGCAGCAGTAACGACCGATTATACCTGCACCGTTAATGACAAGTATGAAGCCGAAAGTGCATCCAATCGCGCCACCGGCCCGGTACTGGAAACCTGCACGGACACAGGCGGTGGACAGGATTTTACCAACCTGAAAGCAGGCGACTGGTTTGCCTACAGCAACCTGAACGTGCCTGTCGCCGGCAGGTATACCATCAGCTTCAGAGTGATGACCACCGCACCTGTCAAAATATGGATAGGGCATAGCACCTTTAAATTCGATACCATCAGCATACCGTCTACCGGCGGCATCTGGAAAACAATTACAGATACCATCCGCCTGCCGGCGCTTAATTATACCGGCGTGCATATTTTGTCGGGCACCACGCTGAAGTTCAACTGGTTCAGTCTCGACAACTGCGCGGTAAGCGAACCTGCAGCACGGATGGCTTACAACAAGGCGGAATATCCGGCGCCGGAGACAACAGACGCCAAAGGGCCTGTCCTTTATCCTAATCCTACTAACGGGCAACTGTCTATAGACCTGCGGGGCCTGTCCTATACAAGGCTAACGCTGATGGATATACGTGGCAATGTGTTGCGACAATGGAACATCCCGAAAGGGGAGCGGCAAATCAGCCGGGACATCAGTTCGCTGCCCGCGGGCAGTTATCTACTGAGACTGGAAGGGGAGCGGCAAACGAAGACCTTCCCGATCATAAAAATCTAA
- a CDS encoding helix-turn-helix domain-containing protein: MSTPVHIKTISEFHALRGLPSPKHPLISVINFDDVKNEFEKGTESLVFDFYSISVKRGMNHRYRYGQQDYDFNEGVMFFMAPHQVLTIEIDEENHPPTGWSLFIHPDFFWNTPLAATIRKYDFFGYAVHEALFLSEDEELKIQQIIDNIRQEYLTSIDQFSQSIIISQLETLLNYADRFYQRQFITRNKANHLVLEQLEKLLDHYFETDDLSSKGLPTVQYISDQLHMSPTYLRSLLKMLTGQNTQQLIHQKVIDKAMEKLSTTNLTVSEIAYELGFEHSQSFNKFFKKKTNITPTEFKQRFHRSG; the protein is encoded by the coding sequence ATGAGCACACCTGTCCACATCAAAACCATCTCAGAATTTCATGCGCTGCGCGGGCTGCCCAGCCCCAAACACCCGCTGATCAGCGTGATCAATTTTGATGATGTAAAAAATGAGTTTGAAAAAGGAACAGAAAGCCTTGTCTTCGATTTTTATTCCATCTCCGTAAAACGGGGCATGAACCACCGCTACCGGTACGGGCAACAAGACTATGACTTCAACGAAGGGGTGATGTTTTTTATGGCCCCCCATCAGGTGCTCACTATTGAAATAGACGAAGAAAACCATCCGCCCACCGGCTGGTCGCTGTTCATACATCCCGATTTCTTCTGGAACACCCCACTGGCAGCCACTATCCGGAAGTACGACTTCTTCGGCTATGCCGTACATGAAGCCCTCTTTCTTTCCGAAGACGAAGAGCTGAAAATCCAGCAGATCATCGACAATATCCGGCAGGAATATCTTACCAGCATCGACCAGTTCAGCCAAAGCATTATCATATCCCAGCTCGAAACGCTGCTGAACTACGCCGACCGCTTTTACCAACGGCAGTTCATTACACGCAACAAGGCCAACCACCTGGTACTGGAGCAGCTGGAAAAACTGCTGGATCATTATTTTGAAACAGATGACCTAAGCAGCAAAGGGCTTCCGACGGTCCAGTATATCTCCGACCAACTGCATATGTCGCCCACCTATTTGCGCAGCCTGCTCAAAATGCTGACAGGGCAAAATACGCAACAGCTTATCCATCAGAAGGTGATTGACAAAGCCATGGAAAAGCTGAGCACCACCAATTTGACGGTCAGCGAAATTGCCTATGAGCTGGGCTTTGAACATTCACAATCGTTCAACAAATTTTTCAAAAAGAAAACCAATATAACACCGACGGAGTTTAAACAACGTTTCCATCGGTCCGGCTAA